The nucleotide sequence GTATCCTCGCCGACTTGGGAGGAGCACGCCCGACAGCCCAGCACCAAGCGTGTGCGAGACCTCTAACCGGTAGCGACGGGCGTGTCAGTCGGCCGAAGAGGGCCGTCGTTCAGCGCTGGGAGGCGCTCGGCATCGCGACCCGAGCGTGTTGCCCACCCGTGTCCTCAGGACCGCCGCGTGCGCCTCGGGGAGTTGCCTGCGAGGGGGGGCGCATCCGGGCCACTACCGCCATTGTCGGGCGGACACACCCAGGCGCTCGAACACGCGCCCCACGAGCCGGTCGCAGCGCGCCCCGTCGAAGGCGAACGTGCGCGGCAGCAGGCTGACCACCTCCGCGGTCATGTTCCGCTGCAGCAGCAGCCGCGCCCGGTGCACCCGGGTCTTCACGGTGGCGGGTTCGACGCCCAGGCAGGCTGCAGTCTCTGCAACCGAGAGCTGCTCCACCTCGCGCAGGACGAAGGCGCTGCGGAACGGCTCGGGCAGCTCGTCGATAGCGGCTTCCAGCAGACGCTGCAGTTGCGCCTCATGCAGCGCCGCCTCCGGATTCGCCGTGGGCGAGCATGGGTCAGCCGTGGCGGCCTCCCGGTGCGCGGGCCGCTCAAGGGCGGACAGCGGGTCCGAAGCGGGCGCGCGCCGGCGCAAGCGCATCAGGGCCTCGTTGCGCACAATGCGGCAGAGCCAGCTCGCGAAGCCCTCGGGGCCGCGGAACTGCGCGAGCTGGAAGTACGCGCGGATGTAGCCATCTTGGACGGCGTCCTCCGCCTCCGCGTCGTCGGGCAGGATGCTGCGGGCGATGCGGAACAGCCGCCGGTTGTAGCGCCGCATGATGAGCTCGAAGAGCGCCACCTCGCCCGCGCGCACGCGGGCGACGACACGCTCGTCCGGCAGCTGCGCCGGGCCGGGTAGCCCTGTCGGCTG is from Spiribacter halobius and encodes:
- a CDS encoding RNA polymerase sigma factor; the encoded protein is MTAHIPAQPAREAAATRTVRQPTGLPGPAQLPDERVVARVRAGEVALFELIMRRYNRRLFRIARSILPDDAEAEDAVQDGYIRAYFQLAQFRGPEGFASWLCRIVRNEALMRLRRRAPASDPLSALERPAHREAATADPCSPTANPEAALHEAQLQRLLEAAIDELPEPFRSAFVLREVEQLSVAETAACLGVEPATVKTRVHRARLLLQRNMTAEVVSLLPRTFAFDGARCDRLVGRVFERLGVSARQWR